The Mycolicibacterium boenickei genome has a segment encoding these proteins:
- a CDS encoding serine/threonine-protein kinase: MSPRVGVTLSGRYRLQRLIATGGMGQVWEAVDSRLGRRVAVKVLKAEFSTDAEFVERFRAEARTVAMLNHPGIASVYDYGETELDGEGRTAYLVMELINGEPLNSVLKRTGRLSLRHALDMLEQTGRALQVAHTAGLVHRDVKPGNILITPTGQVKLTDFGIAKAVDAAPVTQTGMVMGTAQYIAPEQALGHDATAASDVYSLGVVGYESVSGKRPFTGDGALTVAMKHIKETPPPLPADLPPNVRELIEITLVKNPGMRYKSGGPFADAVAAVRSGRRPPRPNQAPTLGRAAPAAVPSAAQARAAADLSGRTPVTATRARPTAAAHRPAPPARRTFSSGQRALLWAAGVLGALAIVIAILIVLNAQDRKDQQQSPPPTVTDTVTETTPYQTPAALPDLAFHVIVPSAAGVDAPATSGAPEQILR, encoded by the coding sequence ATGAGCCCGCGGGTTGGAGTCACGCTGTCCGGGCGGTACCGGCTGCAGCGGCTGATCGCCACCGGCGGCATGGGTCAGGTCTGGGAGGCCGTCGACTCACGGCTGGGCCGGCGCGTCGCGGTCAAGGTGCTCAAGGCCGAGTTCTCCACCGATGCCGAGTTCGTCGAGCGCTTCCGCGCCGAGGCCCGCACCGTGGCCATGCTGAACCACCCCGGGATCGCCAGCGTGTACGACTACGGCGAGACTGAGCTCGACGGCGAGGGCCGCACCGCGTACCTGGTGATGGAACTGATCAACGGCGAGCCGTTGAACTCGGTGCTCAAGCGCACCGGCCGGCTGTCGTTGCGGCACGCCCTGGACATGCTCGAGCAGACCGGGCGGGCACTGCAGGTGGCCCACACCGCCGGCCTGGTGCACCGCGACGTCAAGCCCGGCAACATCCTGATCACCCCGACCGGCCAGGTGAAGCTGACCGACTTCGGTATCGCCAAGGCGGTCGACGCCGCCCCGGTCACCCAGACCGGCATGGTGATGGGCACTGCCCAGTACATCGCGCCCGAGCAGGCCCTCGGCCACGACGCCACCGCCGCCAGCGACGTCTATTCGCTGGGAGTCGTTGGCTACGAATCGGTTTCGGGCAAGCGTCCGTTCACCGGCGACGGTGCGCTGACGGTGGCGATGAAGCACATCAAGGAGACGCCGCCGCCGCTGCCCGCCGATCTGCCGCCCAACGTCCGCGAGCTGATCGAGATCACCCTGGTGAAGAACCCGGGGATGCGCTACAAGTCCGGCGGACCGTTCGCCGACGCGGTCGCCGCGGTGCGCTCCGGCCGCAGGCCCCCGCGTCCCAACCAGGCTCCGACACTTGGCCGGGCTGCCCCGGCCGCGGTGCCGTCGGCCGCACAGGCCCGCGCCGCAGCAGATCTCTCGGGCCGCACCCCGGTGACCGCCACCAGGGCCAGGCCGACCGCGGCCGCCCATCGGCCCGCGCCACCCGCCCGGCGCACGTTCTCGTCGGGTCAGCGGGCCCTGCTGTGGGCCGCCGGGGTACTCGGCGCGCTGGCTATCGTGATTGCCATCCTGATCGTGCTCAACGCTCAGGACCGCAAGGACCAGCAGCAGTCACCACCGCCCACAGTCACCGACACGGTGACCGAGACGACGCCCTACCAGACCCCGGCAGCGTTGCCGGACCTGGCATTCCACGTGATCGTGCCCAGTGCGGCCGGGGTTGATGCTCCGGCCACATCGGGGGCACCGGAACAGATACTGCGATGA
- the pknB gene encoding Stk1 family PASTA domain-containing Ser/Thr kinase codes for MTTPQHLSDRYELGEILGFGGMSEVHLARDTRLHRDVAVKVLRADLARDPSFYLRFRREAQNAAALNHPAIVAVYDTGEAETPNGPLPYIVMEYVDGVTLRDIVHGEGPIPPRRAIEIIADACQALNFSHQHGIVHRDVKPANIMISKNNAVKVMDFGIARALADTGNSVTQTAAVIGTAQYLSPEQARGETVDARSDVYSLGCVLYEILTGEPPFIGDSPVAVAYQHVREDPIPPSRRHTGISPELDAVVLKALAKNPDNRYQTAAEMRTDLIRVHSGEAPEAPKVLTDAERTSMMNSGPMLAQGGAAPTQNMVVPRPADRNASVARWLIAVAVLAVLTVVVTVAINMFDGRPRDVQVPDVSGQRSADAVAALQNRGFKTRTEPKTDNKVAPGVVIGTDPAANSMVAAGDEITVNVSGGPEQAQIPDVAGLTPAQARQKLKDAKFEKVKETTSPSTPEQKGKVLATNPPANQTAGIIYEVTLVVGSGPENTTVPDCKGQSADVCKQILTASGFTNTVVIDIDHTAPAGQVVDTEPTSGTSVPKDTPVQIHVSKGNQFVMPNLVGQFWDDAYQRLSALGWTGVLDKGPDVRDSGQRTNAVVTQSPPPGTGVSFGSKITLSFAS; via the coding sequence ATGACGACGCCTCAGCATCTCTCTGACCGATATGAACTCGGTGAAATTCTCGGCTTCGGCGGCATGTCCGAAGTTCATCTGGCACGCGACACGCGGTTGCACCGCGACGTCGCGGTCAAGGTGCTGCGCGCCGACCTGGCCCGCGACCCCAGCTTCTACCTCCGTTTCCGCCGCGAAGCACAGAACGCGGCGGCGCTGAACCATCCCGCCATCGTGGCGGTGTACGACACCGGCGAGGCCGAGACACCCAACGGCCCGCTGCCCTACATCGTCATGGAGTACGTCGACGGTGTGACGTTGCGGGACATCGTGCACGGCGAGGGCCCGATCCCGCCGCGCCGGGCCATCGAGATCATCGCCGACGCCTGCCAGGCCCTGAACTTCAGCCACCAGCACGGGATCGTGCACCGCGACGTCAAGCCGGCCAACATCATGATCAGCAAGAACAACGCTGTGAAGGTGATGGACTTCGGTATCGCGCGCGCCCTGGCCGATACCGGCAACAGTGTCACGCAGACCGCCGCGGTGATCGGCACCGCGCAGTACCTGTCGCCCGAGCAGGCCCGCGGTGAAACCGTCGACGCGCGCTCCGACGTCTACTCACTGGGTTGCGTGCTCTACGAAATCCTCACGGGCGAACCACCTTTCATCGGTGATTCCCCGGTGGCGGTGGCCTACCAGCATGTCCGCGAGGATCCGATCCCGCCGTCGCGCCGGCACACCGGCATCTCCCCGGAACTCGACGCCGTGGTGCTCAAGGCGCTGGCCAAGAACCCGGACAACCGCTACCAGACGGCGGCCGAGATGCGCACCGACCTGATCCGGGTGCACAGCGGTGAGGCGCCGGAGGCCCCCAAGGTGCTGACCGACGCCGAGCGGACGTCGATGATGAACTCCGGGCCGATGCTCGCCCAGGGTGGGGCCGCACCCACCCAGAACATGGTCGTGCCCCGACCGGCCGACCGTAACGCCTCGGTGGCCCGCTGGTTGATCGCTGTCGCGGTGCTGGCGGTGCTGACCGTGGTGGTCACGGTGGCGATCAACATGTTCGACGGCAGGCCCCGCGACGTGCAGGTGCCCGATGTGAGCGGCCAGCGTTCCGCCGATGCGGTGGCCGCTCTGCAGAACCGGGGATTCAAGACCCGAACCGAACCCAAGACCGACAACAAGGTGGCCCCGGGTGTCGTGATCGGTACCGACCCGGCCGCCAACAGCATGGTGGCTGCCGGCGACGAGATCACTGTGAACGTGTCGGGCGGCCCCGAGCAGGCCCAGATTCCCGATGTCGCAGGGCTGACCCCGGCCCAGGCCCGGCAGAAGCTCAAGGACGCCAAGTTCGAGAAGGTCAAGGAGACCACGAGCCCGTCGACGCCCGAGCAGAAGGGCAAGGTGCTCGCCACCAATCCGCCGGCCAACCAGACCGCGGGGATCATCTACGAGGTCACCCTTGTCGTGGGTTCGGGTCCGGAGAACACCACGGTTCCCGACTGCAAGGGCCAGAGCGCCGATGTGTGCAAGCAGATCCTGACCGCGTCGGGATTCACCAACACCGTCGTCATCGACATCGACCACACCGCACCCGCGGGTCAGGTGGTCGACACCGAGCCGACCTCGGGGACCTCGGTACCCAAGGACACGCCGGTGCAGATCCACGTGTCGAAGGGCAACCAGTTCGTCATGCCCAACCTGGTCGGACAGTTCTGGGATGACGCCTACCAGCGCCTGAGCGCGCTGGGTTGGACCGGTGTGCTGGACAAGGGGCCGGACGTACGGGACAGCGGTCAGCGCACCAATGCGGTGGTCACCCAGAGTCCGCCGCCGGGCACCGGGGTGAGCTTCGGTTCGAAGATCACGCTGAGTTTCGCGTCGTAG
- a CDS encoding DUF881 domain-containing protein yields MDQPDRSPWRFGVPVVCLAAGLLLAATHGVSGGDEIRRSDAPRLVDLVREAQQSVDRLTAQRDSLSTEIDSHHGGSPGSHAALGAITRRSAELAADAGTVPMRGPGLVVTLNDAQRDAQGRFPRDASPDDLVVHQQDIQAVLNALWSAGAEGIQMQDQRIIATSAPRCVGNTLLLNGRTYSPPYVITAIGDASAMQAALAAAPNVTLYKQYVVRFGLGYTEEPRAEVELVGHTDPLRMRYAKPAGPVGY; encoded by the coding sequence ATGGACCAACCGGATCGATCCCCCTGGCGCTTCGGCGTCCCGGTGGTCTGCCTGGCCGCGGGCTTGCTGCTGGCCGCCACCCACGGGGTCTCCGGCGGTGACGAGATTCGCCGCAGCGACGCGCCCCGGCTCGTCGACCTGGTCCGCGAGGCTCAGCAGTCGGTGGACCGGCTCACCGCCCAGCGTGATTCGCTGTCGACCGAGATCGACAGCCACCACGGCGGATCCCCTGGATCGCACGCCGCACTCGGGGCGATCACCCGCCGCTCGGCCGAACTGGCCGCCGACGCGGGCACGGTCCCGATGCGGGGCCCCGGGCTGGTCGTCACCCTCAACGACGCCCAGCGCGACGCTCAGGGGCGCTTTCCCCGCGACGCCTCCCCCGACGACCTCGTGGTGCACCAACAAGACATCCAGGCCGTCTTGAATGCACTGTGGAGCGCCGGGGCCGAGGGCATCCAAATGCAGGACCAGCGCATCATCGCCACTTCTGCGCCCCGCTGCGTCGGCAACACCCTGCTGCTCAACGGCCGCACCTACAGCCCGCCCTACGTGATCACCGCGATCGGCGACGCCTCCGCCATGCAGGCCGCCCTGGCCGCCGCCCCGAACGTCACCCTGTACAAGCAATACGTGGTGCGGTTCGGGCTGGGCTACACCGAAGAGCCGCGGGCCGAGGTCGAGCTGGTGGGACACACCGACCCGCTGCGGATGCGCTACGCGAAACCCGCGGGCCCCGTCGGCTATTAA
- a CDS encoding aminodeoxychorismate/anthranilate synthase component II, translating into MQVLVVDNYDSFVFNLVQYLGQLGVDAQVWRNDDDRLATEADLAKVAADFDGVLLSPGPGTPERAGATIPLVRACAAAGTPLLGVCLGHQAIGVAFGGTVDRAPELLHGKTSVVHHADTGVLKGLPDPFTATRYHSLTILPETVPDELEVIGQTDGGVIMAVRHRQLPIHGVQFHPESILTQGGHRMLANWLGVCGAAPEENLVATLEAEVARAVAAATTRNSA; encoded by the coding sequence ATGCAGGTTCTGGTCGTCGACAACTATGACAGCTTCGTGTTCAACCTGGTCCAGTACCTGGGCCAGCTCGGAGTTGACGCGCAGGTGTGGCGCAACGACGACGATCGCCTGGCCACCGAAGCCGACCTTGCCAAGGTGGCGGCCGATTTCGACGGCGTCCTGCTGAGCCCCGGCCCGGGTACCCCCGAACGCGCCGGAGCCACCATCCCGCTGGTGCGTGCCTGCGCCGCGGCGGGCACTCCCCTACTCGGCGTCTGCCTCGGTCACCAGGCCATCGGGGTGGCATTCGGCGGCACCGTCGACCGGGCACCCGAACTGCTGCACGGCAAGACGAGCGTCGTGCACCACGCCGACACCGGTGTGCTCAAAGGTCTCCCGGATCCGTTCACCGCGACCAGGTATCACTCGCTGACGATCCTGCCCGAGACCGTGCCGGACGAGCTCGAGGTCATCGGGCAGACCGACGGCGGCGTCATCATGGCCGTGCGTCATCGGCAGCTGCCGATTCACGGGGTGCAGTTCCACCCGGAGTCGATCCTGACCCAGGGCGGGCACCGCATGCTGGCCAACTGGCTCGGCGTGTGCGGTGCCGCTCCCGAGGAAAACCTGGTGGCCACGCTCGAAGCCGAGGTGGCCCGCGCCGTCGCCGCGGCTACGACGCGAAACTCAGCGTGA